The Nitrospirota bacterium genome has a segment encoding these proteins:
- a CDS encoding ferredoxin-thioredoxin reductase catalytic domain-containing protein, whose amino-acid sequence MTPEALYEILSKYAESQGIRLNRDRPFVMDIMQGLLTNEARYGYRSCPCRLAWGVREKDADVICPCVYRDPDVEEFGSCFCGLYVSIAWNEGAIEQKQVPERRPKAKRRMS is encoded by the coding sequence ATGACTCCGGAAGCACTCTACGAGATACTGTCAAAATACGCGGAATCCCAGGGCATCCGCCTGAACAGGGACAGGCCCTTCGTGATGGACATCATGCAGGGCCTGCTGACGAACGAGGCGAGATATGGGTACCGGTCTTGCCCGTGCCGGCTGGCCTGGGGGGTCAGGGAGAAGGATGCCGACGTCATCTGCCCCTGCGTCTACCGCGATCCCGATGTCGAGGAGTTCGGCAGCTGCTTTTGCGGTCTCTACGTATCGATTGCCTGGAACGAGGGAGCGATCGAACAGAAACAGGTGCCGGAGCGGAGGCCGAAGGCAAAGCGGAGGATGTCTTAA
- a CDS encoding sulfite exporter TauE/SafE family protein has product MNLLIGLLAGLFGGITGGGGGIVSIPLMVAFLKLDQHAAHGISLVALVFTGLVGAITYAIHGTLDVTASILMALTAVAAARAGAHFAHSLPEWKLKRSFGGYLILVAGLMLSKPFLPALHTPAAVRIAVLLLTGALAGFTSGMMGVGGGAIMIPAMVLLAGFDQHYAQGSSLLVMVPTGMTGAYTHWKLGNMRTEVLPGLIGGILIGTFLGGTVAHFLSDAALRFIFAALLIVTGVRYLKTRRPALREAASR; this is encoded by the coding sequence ATGAACTTGCTCATCGGTCTTCTCGCGGGCCTTTTCGGCGGCATTACCGGCGGTGGCGGCGGGATCGTCTCGATCCCGCTCATGGTCGCCTTCCTCAAACTGGATCAGCACGCTGCCCATGGCATCAGCCTCGTCGCCCTCGTCTTCACCGGACTGGTCGGCGCGATCACCTATGCCATCCATGGCACGCTGGATGTGACCGCATCGATCCTCATGGCTCTGACCGCCGTGGCCGCGGCGCGTGCCGGCGCCCATTTTGCCCATTCCCTGCCCGAATGGAAGCTCAAGCGGTCCTTTGGAGGCTACCTGATCCTCGTCGCAGGCCTGATGCTTTCGAAGCCTTTCCTTCCCGCGCTGCATACGCCGGCCGCGGTCAGGATCGCGGTCCTGCTGCTCACCGGCGCTCTGGCGGGATTCACGTCGGGGATGATGGGTGTTGGTGGCGGAGCGATCATGATTCCCGCCATGGTCCTGCTCGCCGGCTTCGATCAGCATTACGCGCAGGGCAGTTCCCTCCTCGTCATGGTGCCCACCGGCATGACCGGCGCGTACACGCATTGGAAGCTCGGCAATATGCGGACCGAGGTACTCCCCGGCCTCATCGGAGGCATCCTGATCGGGACGTTTCTCGGCGGCACCGTCGCACATTTCCTTTCTGATGCGGCGCTGCGGTTCATCTTTGCGGCCCTGCTTATCGTGACAGGCGTGCGGTATCTGAAGACCCGTCGCCCGGCCTTGCGTGAAGCCGCTTCCCGCTGA
- a CDS encoding glutaredoxin family protein produces MPQANPKIKLFTLSTCSHCNRTKRFFRDKGIDVEFIDVDLLSSAERERIMDEVRKLNPDCSFPTICIGDAVVVGFNEEKLKKALDLE; encoded by the coding sequence GATCAAGTTGTTCACGCTCAGCACCTGTTCCCACTGCAACCGCACCAAGCGGTTCTTCCGGGATAAGGGCATCGATGTAGAGTTCATTGATGTGGACCTCCTGAGCAGCGCTGAACGGGAGCGGATCATGGACGAGGTGCGGAAGCTGAACCCCGACTGCAGCTTCCCCACGATCTGCATCGGCGATGCGGTTGTCGTGGGATTCAACGAGGAAAAGCTGAAAAAAGCCCTCGACCTGGAATGA